A genomic segment from Candidatus Krumholzibacteriia bacterium encodes:
- a CDS encoding beta-ketoacyl-ACP synthase 3 yields MAVARATITSVGHWVPNKVLSNFDLEKMVETTDSWIQERTGIRERHILEEGATSDLAAPAARLVLERRGMDPADLELLIVATVTPDMMFPPTACILQEKLGAKKAWGFDLSAACSGFLYALVTGAQFIESGTYRRVLVVGADKMSAITDYTDRNTCILFGDAGAAVLLEPSEDPAYGIQDHVLYADGAGGPFLYQRAGGSRMPASHESV; encoded by the coding sequence GTGGCTGTGGCCAGGGCGACGATCACTTCCGTGGGGCACTGGGTGCCTAATAAAGTACTTTCCAACTTCGACCTCGAAAAGATGGTCGAAACCACGGACTCGTGGATTCAGGAACGTACGGGAATCCGCGAGCGGCACATTCTGGAAGAGGGGGCGACCTCGGACCTGGCGGCACCGGCGGCGCGCCTGGTTCTCGAACGCCGCGGCATGGATCCCGCCGACCTCGAGCTCCTCATTGTCGCCACCGTGACCCCGGACATGATGTTCCCGCCCACCGCCTGCATCCTGCAGGAGAAGCTCGGGGCGAAGAAGGCCTGGGGCTTCGACCTCTCCGCGGCCTGCTCCGGTTTCCTCTACGCCCTCGTCACCGGAGCGCAGTTCATCGAGAGCGGCACCTACCGCAGGGTTCTCGTCGTCGGGGCCGACAAGATGAGCGCCATCACGGACTACACCGATCGCAACACCTGCATCCTGTTCGGCGATGCTGGCGCCGCGGTACTCCTCGAACCGAGCGAGGATCCCGCCTACGGCATCCAGGATCACGTGCTGTACGCGGATGGAGCCGGTGGGCCGTTCCTCTATCAGCGGGCCGGGGGAAGCCGCATGCCGGCGAGCCACGAGAGCGTG
- a CDS encoding DUF420 domain-containing protein: MALEDLPALNAGLNTLSALFLLTGFLCIRRRRIAAHRACMLSALGTSTLFLISYLTYHFQVGTTRFTATGWIRPLYFTILATHTVLAVVIVPLVLLTLRRALRREFPRHARLARWTLPLWFYVSVTGVVIYVLLYRVAPPG; encoded by the coding sequence GTGGCCCTCGAGGATCTGCCGGCGCTGAACGCGGGGCTGAACACCCTGAGCGCCCTCTTCCTGCTCACCGGCTTCCTCTGCATCCGCCGGCGCCGGATCGCGGCCCATCGCGCTTGCATGCTCTCGGCGCTGGGCACGTCCACCCTGTTCCTGATCTCCTACCTCACCTATCACTTCCAGGTGGGGACGACGCGATTCACCGCGACCGGCTGGATCCGCCCGCTCTACTTCACCATCCTCGCGACGCACACGGTGCTCGCCGTGGTCATCGTGCCCCTCGTCCTGCTCACTCTCCGCCGGGCGCTGCGGCGCGAGTTCCCTCGCCATGCCCGACTGGCGCGCTGGACCCTGCCGCTCTGGTTCTACGTTTCCGTCACCGGCGTCGTCATCTACGTGCTCCTCTATCGAGTCGCCCCACCCGGCTGA
- a CDS encoding SCO family protein — MRHEATSGPPAPARSFLTGRMRWLMASLSLAVLVLVALAVIAGKRELFRGGVLVDRAAEALADYGPAPSFALVNQLGDSLHLADLRGRPWIADFIFTTCGSICPMMSAQFEQLSGQISPSVRLVSFSVDPERDTPAKLAEYGAHYGATPERWLLLTGDKPQIRRLAQEGFHLSVEDASPEDIASGAEPILHSTRFVLVDAETQIRGYYDGADPEAVKQLQVDLARLVRGEVP, encoded by the coding sequence GTGAGGCACGAGGCGACATCGGGTCCGCCGGCACCAGCCCGTTCCTTCCTGACCGGTCGCATGCGCTGGCTCATGGCGTCGCTCTCGCTCGCCGTTCTCGTGCTCGTCGCTCTTGCCGTCATCGCGGGCAAGCGTGAGCTCTTCCGCGGCGGCGTTCTGGTGGATCGGGCCGCCGAGGCGCTCGCCGACTACGGACCGGCCCCGTCCTTCGCCCTGGTGAACCAACTCGGCGACAGCCTGCATCTCGCCGATCTGCGCGGCCGCCCGTGGATCGCCGATTTCATCTTCACCACCTGCGGCTCCATCTGTCCGATGATGTCGGCACAGTTCGAGCAGCTCTCCGGGCAGATCAGCCCCTCGGTGCGCTTGGTCTCGTTCAGCGTCGACCCGGAGCGCGACACGCCAGCGAAGCTGGCGGAGTACGGGGCGCACTACGGTGCCACACCGGAACGCTGGCTGCTCCTCACTGGCGACAAACCGCAGATACGCCGGCTGGCGCAGGAAGGCTTCCACCTCAGCGTGGAGGACGCCTCGCCCGAGGACATCGCCTCCGGCGCCGAGCCGATCTTGCACAGCACGCGTTTCGTCCTCGTGGACGCGGAAACGCAGATCCGCGGCTACTACGACGGCGCCGACCCGGAGGCCGTGAAGCAGCTGCAGGTCGACCTGGCTCGCCTCGTCCGCGGCGAAGTGCCCTAG
- a CDS encoding ABC transporter permease — MLLAALSLTEREIVRFCRQPSRVVGALAPPLLFWFLIGSGIGDTYRLDPTMHARSSLEFLFPGTLLLIMLFTAIFSTISIVEDRREGFLQSVLVAPGARGGLVLGKILGGTTLALAQAFLVLVVAMLVGKSWSLGSFLWSALVLFVTGFGFTGLGFLLAWQLDSTQGFHALMNLLLMPMWILSGALFPATGAPGWLRAVMAVNPMSHALEALRHALAAGSVRLESGSLLASIARPLALSVSFALATLAASLWLASRSRAGDLS; from the coding sequence ATGCTGCTCGCGGCCCTGTCGCTCACCGAGCGCGAGATCGTGCGCTTCTGTCGCCAGCCGAGCCGGGTGGTGGGCGCGCTGGCGCCGCCTCTCCTCTTCTGGTTCCTCATCGGCTCCGGGATCGGCGACACCTACCGCCTCGATCCGACGATGCACGCCCGGAGCTCGCTGGAGTTCCTCTTCCCGGGAACGCTGCTGCTGATCATGCTGTTCACCGCGATCTTTTCCACCATCTCCATCGTCGAGGATCGCCGGGAAGGCTTCCTGCAATCCGTGCTCGTCGCTCCCGGAGCCCGGGGCGGGCTCGTCCTCGGCAAGATCCTGGGCGGGACGACGCTGGCGCTCGCGCAGGCGTTCCTCGTCCTCGTCGTCGCCATGCTCGTAGGGAAGTCGTGGAGCCTCGGCTCCTTCCTCTGGAGCGCCTTGGTGCTCTTCGTCACCGGCTTCGGCTTCACCGGGCTCGGGTTCCTGCTCGCCTGGCAGCTGGATTCCACCCAGGGATTCCATGCGCTGATGAACCTGTTGCTCATGCCCATGTGGATCCTCTCGGGTGCGCTCTTCCCCGCCACCGGCGCGCCGGGCTGGTTGCGGGCGGTGATGGCGGTGAACCCCATGAGCCATGCTCTCGAGGCGCTGCGGCACGCCTTGGCGGCGGGATCCGTGCGTCTCGAAAGCGGATCTCTGCTGGCTTCGATCGCCCGGCCCTTAGCGCTCAGCGTGAGTTTCGCGCTCGCCACGCTGGCCGCGAGCCTGTGGCTCGCGTCCCGTTCGCGCGCCGGGGATCTATCGTGA
- a CDS encoding ABC transporter ATP-binding protein: MSDVTDNDPAVQVTDVWHAYGERPALRGVGFAVRRGEIFGLLGPNGGGKSTLFRILSTLLVPQRGSARILGLDVQADRSRVRRALGVVFQSPALDRQLSVRENLRYQGHLYGLHGGVLQKRSQELLQRLGLSDRGDARVATLSGGLRRRVELAKCLLHQPQVLILDEPSTGLDPGARLEFWHLLEEVRRERGVTILLTSHILEEAERCDRVAILERGHLVTSGAPLELKAAVGEDVVTVAARDPARLAAGIAAQFGLAPRVVDTSVRLEHGASAALLPRLVETFPDDILSLTLSKPTFEDVFIHFTGHRFDDAGESGSDGSAAGAGAAGRRGSRRH, encoded by the coding sequence ATGAGCGACGTCACGGACAACGACCCTGCGGTGCAGGTGACGGACGTTTGGCATGCGTACGGCGAACGCCCGGCCTTGCGAGGCGTGGGCTTCGCCGTACGGCGCGGCGAGATCTTCGGCCTTCTCGGACCGAACGGCGGCGGCAAGAGCACGCTCTTCCGCATCCTCTCCACCCTTCTCGTGCCGCAGCGCGGCAGCGCCCGCATCCTGGGACTCGACGTGCAAGCCGACCGCTCCCGTGTCCGGCGCGCCCTGGGCGTCGTCTTCCAGTCCCCGGCGCTGGACCGTCAGCTCAGCGTGCGCGAGAACCTGCGATACCAGGGTCACCTCTACGGCCTGCACGGCGGCGTCTTGCAGAAGCGGAGCCAGGAGCTGCTGCAGAGGCTCGGCTTGAGCGACCGCGGCGACGCTCGGGTCGCCACGCTCTCGGGAGGCTTGCGCCGGCGCGTGGAGCTGGCGAAGTGCCTCCTCCACCAGCCGCAGGTGCTGATCCTCGACGAACCCTCCACGGGTCTCGATCCAGGGGCACGCCTCGAGTTCTGGCACCTCCTCGAGGAGGTGCGCCGCGAGCGAGGCGTCACGATCCTGCTCACGAGCCACATCCTGGAGGAAGCCGAGCGCTGCGACCGCGTGGCGATTCTGGAGCGGGGTCATCTGGTGACGAGCGGCGCACCGTTGGAGCTCAAAGCGGCGGTGGGCGAGGACGTGGTCACCGTCGCGGCGCGCGATCCGGCGCGCCTCGCTGCCGGCATCGCGGCCCAGTTCGGCCTGGCGCCGCGCGTCGTCGATACGAGCGTGCGGCTGGAGCACGGTGCGAGCGCGGCGTTGCTGCCTCGCCTCGTCGAAACGTTTCCCGACGACATCCTGTCCTTGACGCTCTCCAAGCCGACCTTCGAGGATGTCTTCATCCACTTCACCGGACATCGCTTCGATGACGCCGGCGAGAGCGGCAGCGACGGCAGTGCGGCCGGTGCCGGAGCCGCGGGCCGCCGGGGCTCGAGGAGGCACTGA